A stretch of Synergistaceae bacterium DNA encodes these proteins:
- a CDS encoding pyridoxal phosphate-dependent aminotransferase, which produces MGIKVSKRCATRPSSGIRKMGELAAGYKNVLNLGLGEPDFNIGRNVAEALKKAVDEGKNKYSPTAGIPELRQAVVRKLKRENGIDCEMASVLITHGASEAIQAAILGTTDVGDEVLLPDPSWPNYQGQIHMAGCTAAFFPLLEKDKFHATAEQVEKHITPKTRLLILNSPSNPTGGVTSRKELLEIAELVKKYNLAVISDEPYEKLLYDGAEHVSIGSLPGMQDYVFTANTCSKSYAMTGLRIGFLQGPKETMAPIIKIQEGMSSCVNTPTQWAAVEAYDGSQAYVAEMLAQYTARRDLLIKGLNALPGVSCLPPEGAFYVFPNVSKLGKSQQVAEDWLKRAQIIAIPGSSFGEAGEGFVRICYAVSEAKLKEALSRLSSILEELPAK; this is translated from the coding sequence ATGGGCATAAAAGTCAGTAAACGATGCGCAACGCGTCCTTCCTCAGGAATCCGCAAAATGGGGGAGTTGGCGGCAGGGTACAAAAATGTTCTGAATCTGGGGCTGGGAGAGCCGGATTTCAACATTGGACGTAACGTCGCCGAAGCCCTGAAGAAGGCCGTTGACGAGGGAAAGAACAAGTACAGCCCCACGGCGGGGATTCCCGAGCTTCGCCAGGCTGTAGTCCGGAAGCTGAAGCGGGAAAACGGGATTGACTGCGAGATGGCTTCCGTTCTGATCACTCACGGCGCCAGCGAAGCCATTCAGGCGGCTATTCTCGGGACGACGGACGTGGGAGACGAAGTTCTGCTTCCCGATCCTTCCTGGCCCAACTATCAGGGGCAGATTCACATGGCGGGCTGCACGGCCGCTTTTTTCCCGCTCCTGGAGAAGGACAAATTCCACGCCACCGCCGAGCAGGTCGAGAAACACATCACGCCCAAAACGCGTCTGTTGATTCTCAACTCGCCTTCCAATCCCACGGGCGGCGTCACGTCCAGAAAGGAACTGCTGGAAATTGCCGAGCTGGTCAAAAAATACAATCTTGCGGTGATCTCGGATGAGCCCTACGAGAAGCTTCTTTATGATGGGGCCGAACACGTGAGCATCGGCTCTCTTCCGGGGATGCAGGACTACGTTTTTACCGCCAACACCTGCTCGAAGAGCTACGCCATGACGGGGCTGAGGATAGGGTTCCTCCAGGGGCCGAAGGAAACCATGGCCCCGATCATCAAAATTCAGGAGGGGATGTCCTCCTGCGTCAACACCCCGACCCAGTGGGCGGCGGTGGAGGCTTACGACGGCTCTCAGGCCTACGTGGCGGAGATGCTCGCTCAGTACACGGCCCGACGGGATTTGTTGATCAAAGGGCTGAACGCTCTGCCCGGAGTTTCCTGTCTGCCCCCTGAAGGCGCGTTTTACGTTTTCCCCAACGTTTCAAAACTGGGGAAATCCCAGCAGGTGGCGGAGGACTGGCTGAAGCGCGCGCAGATCATCGCCATTCCTGGAAGCTCCTTCGGCGAGGCGGGCGAGGGTTTTGTGCGCATATGTTATGCCGTCAGCGAGGCGAAACTGAAGGAAGCTCTGTCCCGCCTTTCGTCCATCCTGGAGGAACTGCCCGCGAAGTGA